A stretch of the Nothobranchius furzeri strain GRZ-AD chromosome 5, NfurGRZ-RIMD1, whole genome shotgun sequence genome encodes the following:
- the znf384b gene encoding zinc finger protein 384b isoform X2, which yields MEDSHFNSSYFWAPVPTMPGQIENAMFLNKVKEQQEKNASFPPSSASHYQTALLTIPTPGAKADGGGPPSSTSHVHSSHGAQNITVLPVSSTSIMAAAGLVITTPQGTLVSPTSSQSFVSGHPATTMIVSALQSPDKKGDGSSHVVVMPTPSKRGRKRKTTMVSRVGPVGGPGSETIILTQLTPGGQVTSLQRHTGEPYELSNEEEDHGPKDTTKTYRCRMCAATFFSKSDMQIHSKSHTEAKPHKCPHCAKSFANSSYLAQHIRIHSGAKPYTCSYCQKSFRQLSHLQQHTRSHTESKPHKCPHCTKSFANSSYLAQHTRIHTGVKPYSCVYCEKCFRQLSHLQQHSRIHTGDRPYKCTQPGCEKSFTQLSNLQSHRRQHNKDKPYKCPNCNKGYIDSASLEVHMSTHTVKHARIYSCSLCSRTYTSETYLVKHMEKHNPDQLTAPAVMAAQPAQRSQSQAQGQAEAQGRVGSADGGSSRPGRAGSGAAGGGQQGQNQSSYPQTETTPCPFDLHQFKTVSAGDIHYKPVTVADLTSHKDLFLTVSTSTIQVEHLNS from the exons ATGGAGGACTCTCATTTTAACTCGTCATATTTCTGGGCTCCCGTGCCGACCATGCCAGGACAG atCGAGAATGCCATGTTCCTGAACAAAGTGAAAGAGCAGCAGGAGAAGAACGCTTCATTCCCCCCCTCCTCAGCGTCCCACTACCAAACGGCGCTTCTCACCATCCCGACTCCCGGAGCAAAGGCAGATGGAGGCGGGCCGCCCAGTAGCACGTCACACGTCCACTCCTCTCACGGCGCCCAGAACATCACGGTGTTGCCCGTTTCCTCCACGAGCATCATGGCGGCAG CTGGTCTGGTAATTACCACTCCTCAGGGAACGCTGGTGTCTCCCACTTCCTCTCAGTCGTTTGTCTCCGGTCATCCAGCAACGACCATGATTGTTTCAGCGCTCCAGTCTCCAG ACAAAAAAGGAGATGGGTCATCCCATGTGGTCGTCATGCCAACGCCCTCCAAACGAGGGCGAAAGAGGAAGACGACAATGGTGTCCAGGGTCGGACCTGTAGGTGGACCAGGAAGTGAGACGATAATACTGACACAGCTGACACCTGGTGGACAG GTTACATCATTGCAGCGTCACACTGGAGAACCTTATGAGCTGTCGAATGAAGAGGAAGACCACGGCCCCAAAGACACCACTAAGACTTACAG GTGCCGGATGTGCGCTGCGACCTTCTTCAGTAAGTCTGACATGCAGATCCACTCCAAGTCGCACACAGAGGCCAAACCTCACAAGTGTCCTCACTGCGCCAAGTCGTTCGCCAACTCGAGCTACCTGGCCCAGCACATCCGCATCCACAGTGGGGCCAAGCCTTACACCTGCTCCTACTGCCAGAAATCTTTCAGGCAGCTCAGTcacttacagcagcacacacg GAGCCACACGGAGTCAAAGCCTCACAAGTGCCCGCATTGTACGAAGTCGTTTGCTAACTCAAGCTACCTGGCTCAGCATACCCGCATCCACACGGGCGTGAAGCCCTACTCTTGTGTGTACTGCGAGAAGTGCTTCAGACAGCTCAGTCACCTTCAGCAGCACAGCAG aattcacACGGGAGATCGGCCGTACAAGTGCACCCAACCGGGCTGCGAGAAATCCTTCACGCAACTCTCAAATTTACAG TCTCATCGACGTCAACACAACAAAGACAAACCCTACAAGTGCCCCAACTGCAATAAAGGATACATAGACTCGGCGAGCCTGGAGGTGCACATGTCCACACACACGGTCAAACACGCTCGGATCTACTCGTGTAGTCTTTGCAGCCGCACTTATACTTCA GAGACGTATCTGGTGAAACACATGGAGAAACACAACCCAGACCAGTTGACTGCGCCTGCTGTCATGGCAGCACAGCCAGCACAGCGGAGCCAAAGCCAGGCCCAGGGCCAGGCTGAAGCTCAAGGCCGGGTAGGAAGCGCAGATGGAGGATCAAGTCGGCCCGGGAGAGCTGGGAGCGGAGCAGCAGGGGGAGGCCAGCAGGGACAGAACCAGAGCAGCTACCCCCAGACAGAAACCACGCCCTGTCCGTTCGACCTGCATCAGTTTAAGACCGTGTCTGCCGGGGACATCCATTACAAACCAGTCACTGTGGCTGATCTTACTTCCCACAAAGACCTTTTTCTCACTGTCTCCACATCCACGATTCAAGTAGAGCACCTCAACTCTTAG
- the znf384b gene encoding zinc finger protein 384b isoform X3, which translates to MEDSHFNSSYFWAPVPTMPGQIENAMFLNKVKEQQEKNASFPPSSASHYQTALLTIPTPGAKADGGGPPSSTSHVHSSHGAQNITVLPVSSTSIMAAAGLVITTPQGTLVSPTSSQSFVSGHPATTMIVSALQSPDKKGDGSSHVVVMPTPSKRGRKRKTTMVSRVGPVGGPGSETIILTQLTPGGQVTSLQRHTGEPYELSNEEEDHGPKDTTKTYRSHTESKPHKCPHCTKSFANSSYLAQHTRIHTGVKPYSCVYCEKCFRQLSHLQQHSRIHTGDRPYKCTQPGCEKSFTQLSNLQSHRRQHNKDKPYKCPNCNKGYIDSASLEVHMSTHTVKHARIYSCSLCSRTYTSETYLVKHMEKHNPDQLTAPAVMAAQPAQRSQSQAQGQAEAQGRVGSADGGSSRPGRAGSGAAGGGQQGQNQSSYPQTETTPCPFDLHQFKTVSAGDIHYKPVTVADLTSHKDLFLTVSTSTIQVEHLNS; encoded by the exons ATGGAGGACTCTCATTTTAACTCGTCATATTTCTGGGCTCCCGTGCCGACCATGCCAGGACAG atCGAGAATGCCATGTTCCTGAACAAAGTGAAAGAGCAGCAGGAGAAGAACGCTTCATTCCCCCCCTCCTCAGCGTCCCACTACCAAACGGCGCTTCTCACCATCCCGACTCCCGGAGCAAAGGCAGATGGAGGCGGGCCGCCCAGTAGCACGTCACACGTCCACTCCTCTCACGGCGCCCAGAACATCACGGTGTTGCCCGTTTCCTCCACGAGCATCATGGCGGCAG CTGGTCTGGTAATTACCACTCCTCAGGGAACGCTGGTGTCTCCCACTTCCTCTCAGTCGTTTGTCTCCGGTCATCCAGCAACGACCATGATTGTTTCAGCGCTCCAGTCTCCAG ACAAAAAAGGAGATGGGTCATCCCATGTGGTCGTCATGCCAACGCCCTCCAAACGAGGGCGAAAGAGGAAGACGACAATGGTGTCCAGGGTCGGACCTGTAGGTGGACCAGGAAGTGAGACGATAATACTGACACAGCTGACACCTGGTGGACAG GTTACATCATTGCAGCGTCACACTGGAGAACCTTATGAGCTGTCGAATGAAGAGGAAGACCACGGCCCCAAAGACACCACTAAGACTTACAG GAGCCACACGGAGTCAAAGCCTCACAAGTGCCCGCATTGTACGAAGTCGTTTGCTAACTCAAGCTACCTGGCTCAGCATACCCGCATCCACACGGGCGTGAAGCCCTACTCTTGTGTGTACTGCGAGAAGTGCTTCAGACAGCTCAGTCACCTTCAGCAGCACAGCAG aattcacACGGGAGATCGGCCGTACAAGTGCACCCAACCGGGCTGCGAGAAATCCTTCACGCAACTCTCAAATTTACAG TCTCATCGACGTCAACACAACAAAGACAAACCCTACAAGTGCCCCAACTGCAATAAAGGATACATAGACTCGGCGAGCCTGGAGGTGCACATGTCCACACACACGGTCAAACACGCTCGGATCTACTCGTGTAGTCTTTGCAGCCGCACTTATACTTCA GAGACGTATCTGGTGAAACACATGGAGAAACACAACCCAGACCAGTTGACTGCGCCTGCTGTCATGGCAGCACAGCCAGCACAGCGGAGCCAAAGCCAGGCCCAGGGCCAGGCTGAAGCTCAAGGCCGGGTAGGAAGCGCAGATGGAGGATCAAGTCGGCCCGGGAGAGCTGGGAGCGGAGCAGCAGGGGGAGGCCAGCAGGGACAGAACCAGAGCAGCTACCCCCAGACAGAAACCACGCCCTGTCCGTTCGACCTGCATCAGTTTAAGACCGTGTCTGCCGGGGACATCCATTACAAACCAGTCACTGTGGCTGATCTTACTTCCCACAAAGACCTTTTTCTCACTGTCTCCACATCCACGATTCAAGTAGAGCACCTCAACTCTTAG
- the gnl1 gene encoding guanine nucleotide-binding protein-like 1 codes for MPRKKPFSNKQKKKQLQVKRERKRGDTGSGPSSRNASLERGERQSDTSDSETTDVKRINQQPFSRDGRYDPNRFRLHFEKESKEEVERRKKLARDTVLQPVSDKELEVDINDIYPPDKGLGFPRRPSWTYEMTRESLLRKEEKSYRDYLEDLHSRNPIGTLSHFEHNLETWRQLWRVLEMSDVILLIVDIRHPVLQFPPDLYHYITAELHKQVILVMNKADLSPPPLVIAWKHYMTSQFPHLEIVCFTSHPGPSYSTVLQKRRMRRKADWSRAGGLKDLFKACQDITAGRVDLSSWEQKIQRDAAAERLDGEAADGAESVLVEHQTDSALEMSNPAQELYKDGVLTLGCIGFPNVGKSSVINSLVGKKVVSVSRTPGHTKYFQTYYLTPTVKLCDCPGLVFPSRVNKQLQILAGLYPVSQLQEPYTSVGYLCERTPFLSVLKLKHPSLQELDHQPGQRGLKEPEWTAWDVCEAWAERRGYKTAKAARNDVYRAANSLLRLAIDGRLCLCLRPPGYSCLREHWENHQDLPEIMALQGRATEEEGPGDREDEEDGESSSEPEEERDRDADDDEDGDDEDEGFGHQRNAPGHAVNMFDVLRENECE; via the exons ATGCCTCGGAAAAAGCCATTTAGCAACAAGCAGAAGAAGAAACAGCTACAAGTCAAACGCGAGAGAAAGAGAG GTGACACCGGTTCTGGTCCAAGCAGCAGAAATGCTAGCTTGGAGCGAGGAGAGCGTCAGTCAGACACCTCAGATAGCGAGACAACAGACGTTAAAAGAATAAATCAGCAGCCCTTCAGCAGAGATGGCAGATATGACCCAAACAG GTTCCGACTGCACTTTGAGAAAGAGAGTAAGGAGGAGGTGGAGAGGAGGAAGAAGCTGGCCAGGGACACTGTGCTGCAGCCCGTTTCAGACAAAGAACTTGAAGTTGACATCAATGACATCTACCCGCCAGATAAAG GTCTTGGGTTCCCACGACGACCTTCTTGGACTTATGAGATGACACGAGAGAGTCTGCTGAGGAAAGAAGAGAAGTCGTACAGAGACTACTTGGAAGACTTGCACTCCAGAAACCCGATTGGCACCCTCAGCCACTTTGAGCACAATCTGGAG ACATGGAGACAACTGTGGCGAGTTTTGGAGATGTCAGACGTCATTCTTCTTATTGTTGACATCAGACACCCG GTACTGCAGTTCCCTCCAGATCTGTACCATTACATCACAGCAGAACTACATAAGCAGGTAATTCTGGTGATGAACAAAGCCGACCTGAGTCCTCCCCCACTGGTGATCGCCTGGAAACATTACATGACTTCCCAGTTTCCCCACCTCGAGATAGTGTGCTTCACCTCCCACCCTGGGCCCTCCTACAGCACAG TTCTCCagaagaggaggatgaggaggaaggcCGACTGGAGTCGTGCTGGAGGTCTTAAAGATCTCTTTAAAGCCTGTCAGGACATCACAGCAGGGCGAG TCGACCTGTCCAGCTGGGAGCAGAAGATTCAGAGAGACGCTGCTGCAGAGCGACTGGATGGAGAAGCAGCAGATGGAGCCGAGTCGGTGCTGGTGGAACATCAAACCGATAGTGCTCTGGAGATGAGCAACCCCGCTCAGGAGCTCTACAAAGACGGGGTCCTCACTCTGGGTTGTATAG GTTTTCCAAATGTCGGTAAGTCGTCTGTAATCAACAGCCTGGTTGGGAAGAAGGTGGTGAGTGTGTCTCGGACTCCAGGCCACACCAAGTACTTCCAGACCTACTACCTCACCCCGACAGTCAAACTTTGTGACTGCCCTGGACTTGTCTTCCCCTCACGCGTCAATAAGCAGCTGCAG ATTCTGGCAGGTCTTTACCCAGTGTCTCAGCTGCAAGAGCCATACACCTCAGTTGGCTACCTGTGTGAGAGGACCCCGTTCCTTTCCGTGCTGAAGCTCAAACACCCCAGTCTGCAGGAGCTTGATCACCAGCCAGGACAGCGGGGGTTAAAAGAGCCCGAATGGACCGCCTGGGACGTGTGTGAAG CTTGGGCGGAGAGACGAGGTTATAAGACGGCAAAAGCAGCTCGTAACGATGTCTACCGAGCAGCAAACAGCCTCCTGAGGCTGGCGATAGATGGCAGGCTGTGTTTGTGCCTCAGACCGCCAGGATACAGCTGCCTGAGAG AGCACTGGGAAAATCACCAGGACCTGCCAGAGATTATGGCTCTTCAAGGAAGGGCGACAGAGGAGGAAGGACCAGGTGACAGGGAAGACGAGGAGGACGGGGAGTCCAGCAGCGAGCCGGAGGAAGAGAGAGATCGGGATGCAGATGACGATGAGGACGGAGACGATGAAGATGAGGGGTTTGGACATCAGAGAAATGCTCCTGGCCATGCTGTTAACATGTTCGACGTACTCCGGGAAAATGAGTGTGAGTGA
- the znf384b gene encoding zinc finger protein 384b isoform X1 has protein sequence MEDSHFNSSYFWAPVPTMPGQIENAMFLNKVKEQQEKNASFPPSSASHYQTALLTIPTPGAKADGGGPPSSTSHVHSSHGAQNITVLPVSSTSIMAAAGLVITTPQGTLVSPTSSQSFVSGHPATTMIVSALQSPDKKGDGSSHVVVMPTPSKRGRKRKTTMVSRVGPVGGPGSETIILTQLTPGGQVTSLQRHTGEPYELSNEEEDHGPKDTTKTYRCRMCAATFFSKSDMQIHSKSHTEAKPHKCPHCAKSFANSSYLAQHIRIHSGAKPYTCSYCQKSFRQLSHLQQHTRSHTESKPHKCPHCTKSFANSSYLAQHTRIHTGVKPYSCVYCEKCFRQLSHLQQHSRIHTGDRPYKCTQPGCEKSFTQLSNLQSHRRQHNKDKPYKCPNCNKGYIDSASLEVHMSTHTVKHARIYSCSLCSRTYTSVRQMSISEEHFYMKHYESQHWHQTPGRYFTPCSHVTTVSPLPILPSSQETYLVKHMEKHNPDQLTAPAVMAAQPAQRSQSQAQGQAEAQGRVGSADGGSSRPGRAGSGAAGGGQQGQNQSSYPQTETTPCPFDLHQFKTVSAGDIHYKPVTVADLTSHKDLFLTVSTSTIQVEHLNS, from the exons ATGGAGGACTCTCATTTTAACTCGTCATATTTCTGGGCTCCCGTGCCGACCATGCCAGGACAG atCGAGAATGCCATGTTCCTGAACAAAGTGAAAGAGCAGCAGGAGAAGAACGCTTCATTCCCCCCCTCCTCAGCGTCCCACTACCAAACGGCGCTTCTCACCATCCCGACTCCCGGAGCAAAGGCAGATGGAGGCGGGCCGCCCAGTAGCACGTCACACGTCCACTCCTCTCACGGCGCCCAGAACATCACGGTGTTGCCCGTTTCCTCCACGAGCATCATGGCGGCAG CTGGTCTGGTAATTACCACTCCTCAGGGAACGCTGGTGTCTCCCACTTCCTCTCAGTCGTTTGTCTCCGGTCATCCAGCAACGACCATGATTGTTTCAGCGCTCCAGTCTCCAG ACAAAAAAGGAGATGGGTCATCCCATGTGGTCGTCATGCCAACGCCCTCCAAACGAGGGCGAAAGAGGAAGACGACAATGGTGTCCAGGGTCGGACCTGTAGGTGGACCAGGAAGTGAGACGATAATACTGACACAGCTGACACCTGGTGGACAG GTTACATCATTGCAGCGTCACACTGGAGAACCTTATGAGCTGTCGAATGAAGAGGAAGACCACGGCCCCAAAGACACCACTAAGACTTACAG GTGCCGGATGTGCGCTGCGACCTTCTTCAGTAAGTCTGACATGCAGATCCACTCCAAGTCGCACACAGAGGCCAAACCTCACAAGTGTCCTCACTGCGCCAAGTCGTTCGCCAACTCGAGCTACCTGGCCCAGCACATCCGCATCCACAGTGGGGCCAAGCCTTACACCTGCTCCTACTGCCAGAAATCTTTCAGGCAGCTCAGTcacttacagcagcacacacg GAGCCACACGGAGTCAAAGCCTCACAAGTGCCCGCATTGTACGAAGTCGTTTGCTAACTCAAGCTACCTGGCTCAGCATACCCGCATCCACACGGGCGTGAAGCCCTACTCTTGTGTGTACTGCGAGAAGTGCTTCAGACAGCTCAGTCACCTTCAGCAGCACAGCAG aattcacACGGGAGATCGGCCGTACAAGTGCACCCAACCGGGCTGCGAGAAATCCTTCACGCAACTCTCAAATTTACAG TCTCATCGACGTCAACACAACAAAGACAAACCCTACAAGTGCCCCAACTGCAATAAAGGATACATAGACTCGGCGAGCCTGGAGGTGCACATGTCCACACACACGGTCAAACACGCTCGGATCTACTCGTGTAGTCTTTGCAGCCGCACTTATACTTCAGTAAGACAAATGTCCATTTCTGAAGAGCATTTCTACATGAAACACTATGAGTCGCAGCACTGGCATCAGACGCCTGGCCGCTACTTTACACCGTGTAGTCATGTGACCACTGTTTCCCCTCTACCTATCCTCCCCTCATCTCAGGAGACGTATCTGGTGAAACACATGGAGAAACACAACCCAGACCAGTTGACTGCGCCTGCTGTCATGGCAGCACAGCCAGCACAGCGGAGCCAAAGCCAGGCCCAGGGCCAGGCTGAAGCTCAAGGCCGGGTAGGAAGCGCAGATGGAGGATCAAGTCGGCCCGGGAGAGCTGGGAGCGGAGCAGCAGGGGGAGGCCAGCAGGGACAGAACCAGAGCAGCTACCCCCAGACAGAAACCACGCCCTGTCCGTTCGACCTGCATCAGTTTAAGACCGTGTCTGCCGGGGACATCCATTACAAACCAGTCACTGTGGCTGATCTTACTTCCCACAAAGACCTTTTTCTCACTGTCTCCACATCCACGATTCAAGTAGAGCACCTCAACTCTTAG